Proteins from a genomic interval of Candidatus Woesearchaeota archaeon:
- a CDS encoding 50S ribosomal protein L10 has protein sequence MAHVAAYKQQEVKDLTELFESSPVVGILNMENMPAPPLQKMRARLRGKVVIRMSKRRLMKLALQQAKTKRKGLEILEQHLQGMPALMFTQESPFKLAHILQKSKSAAPAKAGQKAPRNITVTAGPTPFSPGPIIGELGQAGIPAGVENGKVVVKKDTVVAKEGDVITPQLAALLARLGIEPMEIGLDLTAAYEDGQLYTKAVLSIDEETYLTQLAQAGQWGMNLALELAYTSPETIVPLVGKAYREGKALAIAQDILTDATVGNVLAKAQAQAHALQSLVGAQ, from the coding sequence ATGGCACACGTCGCAGCATACAAACAACAAGAGGTTAAGGATCTCACTGAACTCTTTGAATCTTCTCCGGTTGTTGGTATCTTAAACATGGAGAACATGCCTGCTCCACCATTACAAAAAATGCGGGCACGGTTACGGGGTAAGGTTGTTATCCGTATGAGTAAACGGAGGTTGATGAAGCTTGCGCTGCAGCAGGCCAAAACAAAGAGAAAAGGACTTGAGATTTTAGAGCAGCATCTGCAAGGAATGCCTGCATTGATGTTTACCCAAGAAAGCCCCTTTAAACTTGCTCATATTCTTCAAAAGAGTAAATCAGCTGCACCTGCAAAGGCCGGTCAAAAAGCTCCAAGGAATATTACGGTAACTGCGGGACCAACGCCATTTTCACCAGGCCCGATCATTGGAGAACTTGGTCAAGCAGGAATCCCCGCAGGAGTTGAAAATGGTAAGGTTGTTGTTAAGAAAGATACGGTTGTTGCAAAAGAAGGTGATGTGATCACACCACAACTAGCCGCGTTACTTGCTCGTTTAGGAATAGAGCCTATGGAAATAGGGTTAGATTTGACTGCTGCTTATGAAGATGGACAGTTGTATACCAAGGCGGTTTTATCTATTGATGAAGAAACCTATCTGACGCAACTAGCACAGGCTGGACAGTGGGGAATGAATCTTGCCTTAGAGCTTGCATATACCTCTCCGGAAACTATTGTTCCTTTGGTGGGAAAGGCATATCGTGAAGGTAAGGCCCTTGCTATTGCCCAGGATATACTTACTGATGCAACGGTTGGCAATGTCCTTGCCAAGGCACAGGCTCAAGCACATGCATTACAATCTCTGGTAGGTGCTCAATAA
- a CDS encoding DNA-directed RNA polymerase subunit E'', whose protein sequence is MAKKKVCKNCRHFVDGDECPYCKTSQFTTNWHGRITYIDAQKSMIAKKIGVTTTGEYAIKAN, encoded by the coding sequence ATGGCAAAAAAGAAAGTATGCAAAAATTGTCGACATTTTGTTGATGGAGATGAATGTCCTTACTGTAAAACCAGCCAATTTACCACGAATTGGCATGGGAGAATTACCTATATCGATGCTCAAAAATCAATGATTGCAAAAAAAATTGGAGTAACAACGACTGGAGAATATGCCATTAAGGCGAACTAA
- a CDS encoding DNA-directed RNA polymerase encodes MFYKIEVKDHIRVPPRLFGLVVSEAVTTQIKVKYEGYVSKDLGIVIDVCAIKEIKEGIIIPGDGASYYETTFELLAYKPEIQEVVLGRIKDIVDFGAFIQIGPMEGMIHISQTMDDFVSFSKDKVLLGKDSKRSLKPNDLCRARIIAISYKDITNLKLGLTMRQPGLGKLDWTKEDLSQKKSDSREIKEEKSRKE; translated from the coding sequence ATGTTTTACAAAATCGAAGTCAAGGACCATATCAGAGTGCCACCACGTTTATTCGGGTTAGTGGTAAGCGAGGCAGTAACCACACAGATTAAAGTGAAATATGAAGGATATGTTTCTAAGGACCTCGGTATTGTTATCGACGTCTGTGCAATCAAAGAAATAAAGGAAGGAATTATCATTCCCGGAGATGGTGCTTCTTATTACGAAACGACCTTTGAACTTCTCGCCTATAAACCAGAGATCCAGGAAGTAGTTCTAGGAAGGATTAAAGACATTGTTGATTTTGGTGCTTTTATCCAAATTGGACCAATGGAAGGAATGATCCACATCAGTCAAACCATGGATGATTTTGTCAGTTTCAGTAAAGATAAAGTCCTCTTAGGAAAGGATTCAAAAAGAAGTTTAAAACCCAATGATTTATGCAGAGCACGTATTATTGCGATAAGTTACAAAGATATTACTAACCTTAAATTAGGATTAACCATGCGCCAACCAGGGTTAGGAAAATTAGACTGGACCAAAGAAGATCTTTCACAAAAAAAGTCTGATTCTCGAGAAATAAAGGAAGAAAAAAGTAGAAAAGAATAA
- the rpl12p gene encoding 50S ribosomal protein P1, which produces MEYIYAAMLIHKAGQKVNDANVTQVLEAAGVKPDPARIKALVAALDGVNIDEAIQKAAVVQAAAPAAAAPAGNDEKKEAKKKEEEEKKSEEQAAAGLGALFG; this is translated from the coding sequence ATGGAATATATCTACGCTGCAATGTTGATTCACAAAGCTGGACAGAAAGTAAACGACGCGAATGTGACTCAAGTGTTGGAAGCTGCAGGCGTAAAACCAGATCCTGCACGGATAAAAGCGCTTGTTGCTGCTCTTGATGGTGTCAATATTGATGAAGCGATCCAAAAAGCAGCAGTGGTCCAAGCAGCAGCTCCTGCAGCGGCAGCGCCAGCAGGCAATGACGAGAAAAAAGAAGCAAAGAAGAAAGAAGAAGAAGAGAAGAAATCTGAGGAACAAGCAGCAGCAGGACTAGGTGCATTATTTGGTTAA
- a CDS encoding 30S ribosomal protein S27ae — MAKKQRKPKRCMKAYKAYTISGNKIERKRKFCPKCGAGVFLAAHKNRLTCGKCAYVEFQQK, encoded by the coding sequence ATGGCAAAAAAACAACGAAAACCAAAACGATGTATGAAGGCTTACAAAGCCTATACGATTTCTGGAAATAAAATCGAACGAAAACGAAAATTTTGCCCAAAATGTGGTGCTGGCGTATTCCTTGCTGCACACAAAAACCGATTAACCTGCGGTAAATGTGCGTATGTCGAATTCCAGCAGAAGTAA